From Vigna unguiculata cultivar IT97K-499-35 chromosome 5, ASM411807v1, whole genome shotgun sequence, the proteins below share one genomic window:
- the LOC114183774 gene encoding E3 ubiquitin-protein ligase PRT6 isoform X2, with protein MADNMEIDSPSDCQPLKPRDRVVRRLAQFGVPEEQLDQPGLVAFVKDKRALIPELVSVILPTDAEVADAFQASRLTSKKMSGVIMKKRFHESMVWLQWLMFEGDPGGALRRLSEMSVGQRGVCGAVWGHNDIAYRCRTCEHDPTCAICVPCFEKGDHKGHDYCVIYTGGGCCDCGDVTAWKREGFCSMHKGAEQIQPLPKEFASSVDPVLGSLFNCWRVKLTLASEYTERKQPANELTYAVVDMLLEFCKHSESLLSFVARLLLSSDGLINMLVRAERFLTEVVVKKLHELLLKLLGEQSFKYDFAKVFLAYYPSVINEATKDSSDSPLKKYPLLPTFSVQILTVPTLIPRLLKEINLLTMLLGCLENIFVSCSDDGRLQVSRWANIFETTIRVVEDIRFVMSHVVVSKYVTNDQQDISRTWMRLLSFVQGMNPQKRETGQHIEEENENVHYPFILGHYIANIHSVLVDGAFSDASKGEIDGETAWNSKINDSDDGDNVRLAKVGRRSEESSACNVTSRSSVFAAPKLCEIKTDASSNLPLPRAVTGLMCECLRAIENWFRVENIHAVPPNLLSPNSGSACDSNFSAFKRTISKFGRGKYAFGRLASTSEDHGKQCSENSEMDSENTCTRASSDDNAMEEDFLVESDGPRFLSLPDWPQIVYDVSSQDISVHIPLHRLLSMLLQKAMKKYFCQSEVSDVTHASPSNSLSTSYNDFFEQALRGSHPFGFSANIMEHPLRIRVFCAEVHAGMWRKNGDAALLSCELYRSVRWSEQGLELDLFLLQCCAALAPEDLFVSRILERFGLSNYLSLNLERSSEYEPVLVQEMLTLIIQIIKERRFCGLTTAESLKRELIYKLSTGDATHSQLVKSLPRDLSKFEQLQDILDAVAVYSNPSGFNQGMYSLRWTFWKELDLYHLRWNSKDLQVAEERYLRFCNVSALTTQLPQWTKIHPPLKGIARIATCKVVLHIIRAAIFYAVSTFKSSDSRAPDSVLLPALHLLSLSLDICFQQKESSEDTCHDVAQLPVIALSGEFIQTSFGEQSLLTLLVLLMEMHRRENVDNFVEAGGCSLFTLIESLLKKFAEIDNRCMTKLQKLAPEVVCHISESFPSRDSSISSLASESEKRKAKARDRQAAIMEKMRAQQTKFLASIDTTADDGSQLGREGDLDNEQDSEEPDTKQVVCSLCHDHNSELPISFLVLLQKSRVVSSVNRGPPSWAKLCQSDKEHTPLINTKETNTSTMNWNTVSSETTSSSHLNQFVQIAAEEVSSSGKPGEVLTFLQYVKNKYPALVNFQLPDTYYDEKEKAPPYSFETLEQCMYFSIYDEMRLPLSSILMNMDDRASTAGENSNIVIDTGSVLLGKYTADLVLEMSETSSMSGITSNESASVESTSQHSTYDEFGPMDCDGVHLSSCGHAVHQGCLDRYLSSLRERSVRRIVFEGGHIVDPDQGEFLCPVCRRLANCVLPTLPGELKKPLKQSIILSAGSINTAPPLAESSELTYSLRLQSGLKLLQSAATAVGKLKFLNSIPLHHIDRTRTNLENFLRVLSKMYSPCKEEKLSRFSRINHSMLMWDTLKYSLTSMEIAARCGKTSFTPNYALSALYEELKSSSGFILSLMLKLVQKTRSKNSLHILQRFRGVQLFAESICAGFSPSYANSDNSGIGDMLSILKHIEMDLSNTDSFWRQASDPVLAHDPFSTLMWVLFCLPHPFLSCEESLLSLVHVFYTVSVTQAIILYHEKSKHKSSRDSDLSGCLITDIYKVMNESANASQYIVSNYFDPNVDIKDAIRRFTFPYLRRCALLWKILYSFIPPPFCDEENILDRSWSVPQDTVGNANIEMFEVTKIHELENMFKIPSLDVVLKDELSRATVSSWCRHFCKEFESGRIQQNMHVTPAVPFELMRLPNIYQDLLQRCIKQRCLACKTVLEDPALCLLCGRLCSPSWKSCCRESGCQTHAVTCGAGTGVFLLIRRTTILLQRSARQAPWPSLYLDAFGEEDFEMSRGKPLYLKEERYAALTYMVASHGLDRSSKVLGQTTIGSLFLV; from the exons TTGAGGGTGACCCTGGTGGTGCTCTGAGAAGGCTTTCCGAGATGTCTGTTGGGCAGAGGGGTGTCTGTGGGGCTGTTTGGGGCCACAATGATATAGCTTACAGGTGTAGAACATGTGAGCACGACCCAACATGTGCTATCTGTGTTCCTTGTTTTGAGAAAGGGGATCACAAGGGTCATGATTATTGTGTTATATACACGGGTGGTGGTTGCTGTGATTGTGGGGATGTGACTGCATGGAAGCGTGAGGGTTTCTGCTCAATGCACAAGGGTGCTGAACAGATACAACCGCTTCCGAAGGAATTCGCGAGCTCTGTTGATCCTGTTCTCGGTTCTCTTTTCAATTGTTGGAGAGTTAAGCTAACATTGGCGAGTGAATATACTGAAAGAAAGCAGCCAGCAAATGAGCTAACCTATGCTGTGGTTGATATGCTTCTAGAATTTTGCAAGCACAGTGAGAGTTTGCTCAGTTTTGTTGCTAGATTGTTGCTTTCTTCTGATGGTTTAATTAACATGCTGGTGAGAGCTGAGAGGTTCTTAACTGAGGTTGTTGTAAAGAAACTCCATGAGCTACTCTTGAAATTGTTGGGAGAACAAAGTTTTAAGTATGATTTTGCTAAAGTTTTTCTCGCTTACTATCCAAGTGTCATAAATGAGGCCACAAAAGACTCCAGTGACTCTCCTCTTAAGAAGTACCCACTACTACCAACGTTCTCTGTGCAGATACTTACAGTGCCCACTCTTATCCCACGCCTTTTGAAGGAAATCAATCTACTAACCATGTTATTGGGATGCCTTGAAAATATTTTCGTTTCTTGCTCTGATGATGGACGGTTACAG GTATCCAGGTGGGCAAATATATTTGAGACAACAATACGTGTTGTTGAAGATATTCGATTTGTTATGAGCCATGTAGTAGTGTCCAAATATGTAACCAATGACCAGCAAGATATCTCGAGAACATGGATGAGACTTCTGTCCTTTGTACAAGGAATGAACCCTCAAAAGAGAGAAACAGGTCAAcatatagaagaagaaaatgagaatgTCCACTACCCTTTTATTTTAGGGCATTATATTGCCAATATTCACTCTGTATTGGTGGATGGGGCATTTTCTGATGCTAGCAAGGGGGAAATAGATGGTGAAACTGCTTGGAACTCTAAAATTAATGATTCAGATGATGGGGATAATGTAAGGCTTGCAAAGGTAGGGAGGAGATCCGAGGAAAGCTCTGCATGTAATGTTACGAGCAGGAGTAGTGTCTTTGCCGCTCCAAAACTTTGTGAGATAAAAACTGATGCATCTTCAAATCTGCCTCTTCCACGTGCTGTCACTGGGTTGATGTGTGAGTGTTTAAGGGCTATTGAGAATTGGTTTAGAGTTGAGAATATCCATGCTGTACCTCCTAATTTATTATCTCCAAACAGTGGTAGTGCCTGTGATAGCAATTTTTCAGCATTTAAGAGAACAATATCTAAGTTTGGAAGGGGTAAATATGCGTTTGGTAGGCTTGCCAGTACAAGTGAAGATCATGGTAAGCAATGTTCTGAAAATAGTGAAATGGATTCGGAAAATACCTGTACTCGTGCTAGTTCTGATGATAATGCCATGGAAGAAGATTTTCTCGTGGAATCAGATGGTCCACGTTTTCTATCATTACCTGATTGGCCACAAATAGTCTATGATGTTAGTTCACAAGATATATCTGTGCACATTCCGTTACATAGATTGCTTTCCATGCTGTTACAAAAGgcaatgaaaaaatatttttgtcaatcAGAAGTCTCAGACGTGACTCATGCTTCTCCTTCTAATTCATTGTCAACTAGTTACAATGACTTCTTTGAACAAGCTTTACGAGGAAGCCATCCATTTGGTTTCTCTGCCAATATAATGGAGCATCCATTGCGGATTAGGGTCTTTTGTGCTGAAGTCCATGCTGGAATGTGGCGTAAAAATGGAGATGCTGCTTTACTATCATGTGAATTGTATCGATCAGTACGCTG GTCTGAACAAGGTCTGGAGCTTGATCTATTTCTTCTTCAGTGTTGTGCTGCACTTGCTCCAGAAGATCTCTTTGTCAGTAGAATTCTGGAGCGCTTTGGGCTGTCAAACTACTTAAGTCTAAATCTTGAACGATCTAGCGA ATATGAACCTGTTTTAGTACAGGAAATGCTTACTCTTATTATTCAGATAATAAAGGAACGACGCTTTTGTGGGCTAACTACTGCTGAAAGTTTGAAAAGAGAACTAATTTATAAGTTGTCCACTGGTGATGCCACACATAGTCAATTGGTGAAGTCTCTTCCCCGTGATCTCTCCAAGTTTGAACAACTTCAAGACATCTTAGATGCAGTAGCCGTGTATTCGAATCCATCTGGATTTAATCAG gGTATGTACTCATTGCGATGGACGTTTTGGAAAGAATTGGATTTGTATCATCTACGTTGGAATTCAAAGGATTTACAAGTTGCAGAAGAAAGATACTTGCGCTTTTGCAATGTCTCTGCACTAACCACCCAATTGCCCCAGTGGACCAAAATTCATCCTCCACTGAAGGGGATAGCTAGAATAGCGACTTGCAAAGTTGTTCTACATATCATCCGGGCTGCAATATTTTATGCTGTTTCCACTTTTAAATCATCTGATTCTCGTGCTCCTGATAGTGTTCTTCTACCTGCACTACATTTACTTTCACTATCATTAGATATCTGTTTTCAGCAAAAGGAATCTAGTGAGGATACATGCCATGATGTGGCACAGCTTCCTGTTATAGCCTTGTCTGGAGAATTCATTCAAACTTCTTTTGGTGAACAAAGCCTGTTGACACTTCTTGTTTTATTGATGGAAATGCATAGGAGGGAGAATGTAGACAACTTTGTAGAAGCAGGTGGTTGTAGTCTATTTACTCTAATTGAAAGCTTACTGAAGAAATTTGCTGAGATTGACAACAGATGCATGACCAAGTTACAAAAACTTGCCCCTGAAGTTGTCTGTCATATTTCTGAAAGTTTTCCAAGTAGAGACTCAAGTATCTCATCATTGGCTTCTGAAAGTGAGAAACGCAAGGCAAAAGCTCGAGATAGGCAGGCTGCAATAATG GAAAAGATGAGAGCCCAACAGACTAAGTTTTTGGCCAGCATTGATACCACTGCTGATGATGGTTCTCAACTTGGTCGTGAAGGTGATTTAGACAATGAGCAAGATTCTGAAGAACCTGATACTAAGCAAGTTGTTTGCTCCCTTTGTCATGACCACAATTCTGAACTTCCCATCTCATTTTTGGTACTTCTTCAG AAATCTAGGGTTGTGAGCTCTGTTAACAGGGGCCCCCCATCATGGGCCAAGCTTTGCCAATCAGATAAAGAACACACACCTCTTATCAACACCAAGGAGACTAATACATCGACAATGAACTGGAATACAGTTAGTTCAGAAACAACTTCATCTTCCCACTTAAATCAATTTGTACAGATTGCTGCAGAAGAAGTATCTTCTTCTGGGAAGCCTGGGGAAGTTCTTACTTTTCTGCAATAtgtcaagaataagtacccaGCACTGGTAAATTTTCAGCTCCCAGACACATATtatgatgaaaaagaaaaggcacCACCATATTCTTTTGAGACTTTAGAGCAGTGTATGTACTTCTCAATTTATGATGAAATGCGTCTTCCATTATCTTCGATTTTGATGAATATGGATGACAGAGCTTCCACTGCTGGGGAGAATTCAAATATTGTAATAGACACTGGATCTGTGTTGCTTGGGAAATATACAGCTGATCTTGTGCTAGAGATGTCAGAAACTTCTTCTATGTCTGGAATTACTTCTAACGAGTCTGCTTCTGTGGAATCTACGTCACAGCATTCAACATATGATGAATTTGGCCCTATGGACTGTGATGGTGTTCATCTTTCTTCTTGTGGGCATGCAGTACATCAAGGGTGTCTTGATCGATATTTATCTTCATTGAGAGAAAG ATCTGTCAGAAGAATCGTTTTTGAAGGAGGACATATTGTTGACCCAGATCAG GGAGAGTTTCTCTGCCCTGTGTGCCGCAGACTTGCAAATTGTGTCTTGCCAACTTTACCTGGAGAATTAAAGAAGCCTTTGAAGCAGTCTATCATCTTGAGTGCTGGTTCAATAAATACTGCTCCCCCCTTGGCCGAATCAAGTGAATTGACTTATTCACTTCGCCTGCAGTCTGGCTTAAAGCTTCTGCAATCTGCTGCCACTGCAGTGGGGAAACTTAAATTCCTAAATTCTATTCCTTTGCATCACATTGACAGAACTAGGACAAATCTTGAAAACTTCCTGCGGGTACTGTCAAAAATGTATTCCCCTTGCAAAGAAGAAAAGTTATCAAGATTTTCAAGAATAAACCACTCAATGTTGATGTGGGACACTCTTAAGTACTCTTTGACATCTATGGAAATTGCTGCACGATGTGGAAAGACATCTTTTACTCCAAACTATGCTCTTAGTGCCTTGTATGAAGAACTCAAATCTTCAAGTGGCTTTATATTATCCCTGATGTTGAAACTTGTTCAAAAGACACGAAGTAAAAATTCTCTTCATATTCTGCAAAGATTTAGAGGTGTTCAACTCTTTGCAGAATCAATTTGTGCTGGGTTTTCTCCAAGTTATGCAAATAGTGACAATTCTGGGATAG GTGACATGTTAAGTATCTTGAAGCATATTGAAATGGATCTGTCAAACACCGACAGCTTTTGGAGGCAAGCTTCAGATCCTGTACTTGCCCATGACCCTTTCTCAACATTGATGTGGGTTCTCTTTTGTCTACCACACCCATTTTTGTCTTGTGAAGAATCCTTGTTGTCCCTAGTTCATGTTTTCTATACAGTATCTGTAACCCAG GCTATAATTTTGTATCATGAGAAATCTAAGCATAAATCATCAAGGGATTCAGATCTTTCAGGTTGTCTGATTACTGACATATATAAAGTTATGAATGAGTCTGCAAATGCCTCACAGTACATTGTATCAAATTATTTTGATCCTAATGTTGATATTAAAGATGCTATTCGGAGGTTTACTTTTCCATATTTGCGAAGATGTGCATTGTTGTGGAAGATACTCTATTCTTTTATTCCACCACCATTTTGTGATGAGGAAAATATATTGGATAGATCGTGGAGTGTCCCACAGGACACAGTGGGCAATGCCAACATTGAGATGTTTGAGGTCACTAAAATTCATGAACTCGAGAACATGTTTAAAATTCCCTCTCTTGATGTGGTTCTCAAGGATGAACTTTCAAGAGCTACAGTCTCTAGTTGGTGTCGTCATTTTTGCAAGGAATTTGAATCTGGTAGAATTCAACAAAATATGCATGTAACACCTGCTGTTCCGTTTGAGTTAATGAGATTGCCCAATATTTATCAGGATCTTTTGCAGAg GTGTATCAAACAGCGGTGCCTTGCATGCAAAACCGTTCTTGAAGACCCTGCTTTGTGCCTACTATGTGGTAGATTATGTTCTCCAAGTTGGAAATCATGCTGCAG gGAAAGTGGATGCCAAACTCATGCAGTAACATGTGGAGCTGGTACTGGAGTGTTTCTGTTGATTCGG AGAACAACAATCCTACTACAGAGATCTGCACGTCAAGCCCCCTGGCCTTCTCTTTACTTAGATGCTTTTGGTGAGGAG GATTTTGAAATGTCACGAGGCAAGCCACTTTACCTGAAAGAGGAACGCTATGCTGCTTTAACTTATATG GTTGCTTCTCATGGTCTGGACCGGAGTTCCAAGGTTCTGGGTCAGACTACCATTGGTTCCTTGTTCCTGGTTTAA